ctgtttggcgaacgatACCTGCTTGGACGATAGCGTGTGTTCATGGTATTCTGAATCTTACGTTGCCGTTTATCGTGTAGCTTTACGTCGTTCGTCAACTACACGATAGCAAGTGTCAAACTTGCAACTCAGTgcacatatgttttgtttttgcgcacgtccataaagtttacaaaataagtgaaataaaaataaagtttttagtgaaataaatatagtgaTATAGTGATTAGTGTCCCAAGAAGAAGAATTAAAAATCCAAAGGCGGATATTGAGAGACCGCTCGAACGTTCTTCACTTACCGGACGCTGAGTAAAATAACAAATTGCGCCTGTGTTGACAttgtttacaaaataattttatttgtagATTTGTTCAAAATTTCCACATTTGCTTCCAGCCCATGAACGAGCACGAGGAATTGGGCGCTTTTGGtcttttttgaattttctaatataaaatacaagttttttttttatacaataatgacTAATTAATTAGTAATActcactgtttttgtttttgccgctcATTTTCAACCAAAGCGATAGGTGAATACCTGTTgtttgtttttgacactttgttTTCGTATTGGTAGCACCTTTTCGTGATACAGAATACCAATCGAGCATTTTCGTTACGTAACAGTCAGCTGTTGTCGTTTTGTCTATCGTATTGCAATTCATAATACGAACACACGAACGATGATCGTTTTGGAGACGATATCGTCAAGCAGAATGAGGCTattaggcaaaaatgccgcgaatattttgtggaacgtgtcgcgtcgcttagtgtgcatGCACTCTTAGGCAAAATGCCGCGATTATTTTGTCGTTACGTGTCGCGTCGCATAATATGCATGAACCTTTAGCGTTAGCGATTGTTGAAATCCCACAGAATGTGAACAAATGATTATCGATAACAAATGTCAAAAATCATACGTTCATTTTTTTTACGAACTGCTGGTTCGCTGTGGCAATTACACCTGTTTATCATTTAAATAATACACTATGTCTGAAGGAGCCAATTTACGTCAAAACTTACAAAATATACCTTCAATATTTGATATAAGTGCTGCTGAAACATTAGACTCACTTATTTACCCAGCgctaagtaaaatttttgacttCTTTCATATACGATTGGACTTTAAGCTTTGGCGAACATGGAGCTTTCGGGAGGAAGTATCACCGATTGTAACATGGTTACTCCAGTACATGTATTTACATAATCGTGGCGCATCATTTGGTGAGAGTTTCTATGGTTTGCAACGAACAGCGACAGATACAGGTGAATTGATAACACGTCGTCAACAAGTTATATCAGCCAGTATATTAACTATGTTGCCTTATTTTGAACGCAAACTTAAAACACGTAGTGCTCAACATGAAGACACCACATTTGGCGAACGATATTTTTTAAATGCTTTACATGCATACCAAGCATCCAAAGcaatacatacatttatgtatcTTATAAAATATGCCAAAAGTCATTCACCCATTTTTCGAGCACTCGGTCTAACGCTGCGTTACCCTCACGAGCCACCGAAAGAGGATAAAACCActtatgtatttttaaaattgCTCGAAGTATTGGCATTCTTTCTACAATTTATTCAATGGTGGTATTCGAATGATCAACGTCGCAAAATTGGTGGTACATTAAAAACACCCAAGTCATTTACACAGGGGGGAGAAAATAGGAACGATTTACCAAAAGGTTATTGCCCAGTTTGTCTTATGAAAATTACAATACCAACAGCATGCGGTATATCTGGATATGTCTATTGCTGGAAATGTATAGTAACACATTTGAAAGAGCGTTCAAATTGCCCAGTTACCGGGTATGAAATCACGCTTGATGATTTAGTAAGGATTTATGAAACGTAAGGCGTATTTAGACAACACGCTTTGGCCGGTTAACTTGTGTATATGTAAAGTAATATTCCTAGCACCAGAGAAGCTTACATAGGTCAGCATGTAAGAATATAAATACTTTTTGTGAAGTTCTTGTGTTGTAGGCATTTTTGTAATACTCCGAAGGCTTATTAAAGCAGACAAAATCCAcatactgaaaaataaaagaagatatgGCTCTGTATTTTGAAGGTCTATTTCAAATTTCAAGTATGTAGATTTTGTATGTTTAACGAGGTCAACATCTTGTTGGATGTAGGTTTTCATTGTTACAAGAATAGTTCCCTAACCAACTTCGCGCCTGGAAAGATGTAAGAACTACATAGTTTTAGGCTCATTAATGCTGTGAAAACTAAAAgaaatgtaattcattttataGGTGCATTGGTTAAAGGTCATATTTCTACAGTGTTTCGCTAGTCGACCTCTAACGCTAATTTTATCTTCTGCTCGATATCTAACCATAGTTTGGTGTAAGGCTGTTATGGTTCGGTTTTAATTTACAtgcgtacgtacatatgtgtcactaaatatttttattgaaacaATGAAGACAATGGCCCAATAAAGTTAATAATTTATTGTATTTCCTACCTATTTGCGTACATTTTGCACTTTTAGTATGTTTTTGAACATAATTGTATATATGACGTATGTTTGTGTAGATGTATAATACTTAGCGCGCTGGTGCACTTTATTATGTGCATTTAAAATCGTAATTTGTAATCTTTGCTAAAGCTTATGTGTAAAAAATAAGTGTTTCATTTGTAAAGTTAGTTAAGTAATCTTTCGACTtaaaaatatatgataataaataCTATGTTTAACTATTTCTACTAAAGCAAGCTCAATTAAAATTGTGATAAATAAAGTCCCCGCTCCCAGTCAAATGTAACATGCATTGCATGAAAGTCCCAATAAGCGGTCATATGGTAAGCCATATTCGTCAGTACAACAATATATTCGAAAATCGCAAAAAATGTGTAGActggaaaaaatattaaaacaaatttacaattacATATTCAACCTAATTTGTTTTGCCAATTCAAAACATACCGCCAGGCTCACAAAATGAATTATGCCTCATGAAGCAGTAACCAGCTAAAATAAATGCAGCAacattaattataaataaattcctTTTATAAAATAATGATTTTTCTTCCATTGGCAAGAGTGGAATTTTACGACCGTTCTTATTTAGAAAGTACGAGATTAGCATATAAATTTCACTGCATGCAATAAATACAACGAAGGAATTTCGATGTATGGGATAATTATCTAAAGAAGTCCATAGCGATAGACTTagcaatgcaaaattttcaatcaTACTTAGCGTACAAGCAATTACTGCATATATGCGCCTATTTCGTCGTATTGTATCTTTGTAATATTGCAAATACATTTTGGTAACAGCGATACGTGCTGGCAGTTGTATTGTGATTGCCAAACGCCAAATTGTTTTTTGTGGCTCATAATTTCCAATGGCTGCTGATATGGAGGGTAAATAATTGGATACATCACAGTGTGTTGCCGTTGAGCGTTCAAACTCAAAAATTACGGACCATATTACACAGAATACGAAACCACACAGTGGTAGACTGACAACTGCAATTGCAATTTTACCAAAAGGTACACGAAATATTGGTTTTGGCCCATCCAAACGATTATATGTTGTTAATGTTGGTAGCATTATACTCTAAACTGGTATTTGACACGCTTCGTTAAATTGTATGCGTATCTACAtcctttttgaaatatttaattcTCACTCGCTAAATATTATTCCACCCAAAGTTGAAAATCATCGTAGCTTAACCAATTGTTACCGCCCAAACCAGCTGATGTATTAGCAAATTTGCAGTATTGATTTTTGTAAACAAAGTCAAATAGAGACCAGAAAATTAACCGATAGGTCGATAGATTTGTATCCGACCTAGGAGATGCACAAATCCCATTACTAGATTGCGCACTCACCAGTTCAAAATAGCTTCGTTCTGCGCActtacgtcacagttgactgcttgagcgaatgaaagagaaaaccccagcgggtcaggggatcagaatatactcgcggtaggtatgcctgtcgtaagaggcgactgaaataccagattcaaggggttgtgtagcgcaactcttcaggtttccagcgcaatatatagcttccccaaacccaattgtcaacctcacctatccgcggcgagtcatgtttcactaacagacgaggctctggcgaccccaagctcctcattgaacttgggggtggggaggaagggaatggcctgaagtttaatgtggccacataaatcgttcccgagatggtcgggctagtaacttaatggtgcagtgttaccggagcgtaccggatctgtatccggcaaaggaccatcacatcgataacactccccaaagccttcggggagcaaccttacagctacaacaacaaagaaagagacaaaacaataaaaaatagcttatcttttgtttacatgcgcaatgcgcaatcttttgTAATTGATTTGTGTAGGAGATGTAtttccatggttcaattatgtacaggttggctcatctcatcagctgattttatttatgtcattgcatggtcgaagggattgtcaaaaggagatggcaaactcaaaatgaaaccaatacattggcaacattttacttacacatacaaaaactgctaagttttatgtttccattccataccattcgcaccaacaccaatacacagattttgataattttaacggacatattttgttgctttacagatgagccaacctgtaaaTAGTTGAACCATGTGTATTTCCGATAGTTCGATATTAAATAAAGTAGAATTCAGGAGGATATGGAGTCGGATATGGACTCATGTAGTTTAAGGGCTCCAGCGATTAACAAGGAGATTGACTGAATATTGtatgttagtgcagtcgggtggctacgtgacacacgtatttgttgtcggctacacgttgatgaaaataaaaaatttttgattttttcagttgacgcttgcttatttgataga
The DNA window shown above is from Eurosta solidaginis isolate ZX-2024a chromosome 2, ASM4086904v1, whole genome shotgun sequence and carries:
- the Pex12 gene encoding peroxisome assembly protein 12 yields the protein MSEGANLRQNLQNIPSIFDISAAETLDSLIYPALSKIFDFFHIRLDFKLWRTWSFREEVSPIVTWLLQYMYLHNRGASFGESFYGLQRTATDTGELITRRQQVISASILTMLPYFERKLKTRSAQHEDTTFGERYFLNALHAYQASKAIHTFMYLIKYAKSHSPIFRALGLTLRYPHEPPKEDKTTYVFLKLLEVLAFFLQFIQWWYSNDQRRKIGGTLKTPKSFTQGGENRNDLPKGYCPVCLMKITIPTACGISGYVYCWKCIVTHLKERSNCPVTGYEITLDDLVRIYET
- the LOC137240554 gene encoding post-GPI attachment to proteins factor 2-like — encoded protein: MLPTLTTYNRLDGPKPIFRVPFGKIAIAVVSLPLCGFVFCVIWSVIFEFERSTATHCDVSNYLPSISAAIGNYEPQKTIWRLAITIQLPARIAVTKMYLQYYKDTIRRNRRIYAVIACTLSMIENFALLSLSLWTSLDNYPIHRNSFVVFIACSEIYMLISYFLNKNGRKIPLLPMEEKSLFYKRNLFIINVAAFILAGYCFMRHNSFCEPGVYTFFAIFEYIVVLTNMAYHMTAYWDFHAMHVTFDWERGLYLSQF